One window of the Pseudomonadota bacterium genome contains the following:
- a CDS encoding lytic transglycosylase domain-containing protein produces the protein MPAATTALAACLVIASHTYSVPVPVMLGILQVEGGRVGLEMRNRNGTHDLGPMQINTIWMPELARHWKTDVRTVRRWVRDDGCTNIHVGAWILRRKIHEAGNLSGGIARYHSGTPHLGRKYLGKVTRAMQRLGLLASNQTGRTRSRRG, from the coding sequence ATGCCCGCGGCCACCACAGCACTTGCAGCCTGCCTGGTTATCGCATCCCACACCTATTCGGTGCCGGTGCCGGTGATGCTGGGCATCCTGCAGGTCGAGGGCGGGCGCGTGGGTCTGGAAATGCGCAACCGCAACGGAACGCATGATCTGGGGCCCATGCAGATCAACACCATCTGGATGCCCGAACTGGCCCGGCACTGGAAAACAGACGTGCGCACCGTCCGCCGCTGGGTCCGGGACGATGGCTGCACCAACATCCACGTGGGTGCCTGGATCCTGCGCCGCAAGATCCACGAGGCTGGCAACCTGTCCGGCGGTATTGCCCGCTATCATTCGGGCACACCCCATCTGGGCCGGAAATATCTGGGCAAGGTGACCAGGGCCATGCAGCGCCTTGGCCTTCTGGCCAGCAATCAGACGGGCAGAACCCGGTCGCGTCGTGGCTAG
- a CDS encoding ATPase: MARTASRIRQVSVTDLTGNWGLAMDGKPVHTPAGLVLTVPSRALAEALAAEWQAQGEKIRPETMPLFRLACTALDKTPREETVRALLASAETDTLCYRAEHPAALAQQQAAQWQPVLAWAQERFGVSLAVTAGVSHRLQPPEALEVLEKVLSALDNFTLCGVQQAASLTGSVILALALAEGHLSADQVFSLAFLDELFQTSQWGEDPEATRRRQDIRTELEDTARFLFSVKR; this comes from the coding sequence GTGGCTAGGACGGCGAGCCGGATCCGGCAGGTTTCAGTCACAGATCTGACCGGAAACTGGGGACTGGCCATGGACGGCAAGCCTGTCCACACACCTGCGGGGCTGGTCCTGACTGTTCCCTCCCGGGCGCTGGCAGAGGCACTGGCGGCGGAATGGCAGGCCCAGGGGGAAAAGATCCGCCCTGAAACAATGCCCCTGTTCCGGCTGGCCTGCACGGCACTGGATAAAACCCCGCGGGAGGAAACTGTCCGGGCCCTTCTGGCCTCTGCGGAAACGGACACCCTGTGCTATCGCGCAGAACATCCGGCAGCGCTGGCGCAGCAGCAGGCCGCGCAGTGGCAGCCTGTCCTGGCGTGGGCCCAGGAACGCTTTGGTGTCTCCCTGGCTGTAACAGCGGGAGTCAGCCACCGACTCCAACCCCCGGAAGCCCTGGAAGTGCTGGAGAAGGTTCTGTCGGCCCTGGATAATTTTACCCTGTGCGGGGTGCAGCAGGCCGCTTCCCTGACCGGATCGGTTATCCTGGCACTGGCCCTGGCGGAAGGTCACCTGTCCGCGGACCAGGTTTTTTCCCTGGCGTTTCTGGACGAGCTGTTCCAGACCAGCCAGTGGGGAGAAGACCCGGAGGCCACCCGCCGGCGGCAGGATATCCGGACCGAGCTGGAGGACACAGCCCGTTTTCTTTTTTCTGTAAAAAGGTAA